GAGGACGACACCAAGATCCAGGACTACAACTACCAGGCCACCAAGGAGTCCATCCAGCGCGCGGTGGCGGGCGAGCCCACGGCGAAGGACGTCGTGGCCCGCAAGGGGAGCGAAGCCCACCCGTTCGCAGCCCACGTGTGATGCATCGGGGCCGCGGCACCCGATGGTGCCCGGCCCCCGAGGACCCAGGTGTCCGCCACCCGGCGCGCCCGCGCCCGCTCCCCGAGGAGTCTCTTGTATGTCGCTTCCCGATTCTCGTGCGGATCCGGCACAGTCGTCCCCCCGGCATCCGCCGGAGCCTCTAGGGCTCACGCTCCAGGAGCAGGCAATCCGCCGTCACCTGCCGCTCGAGCTCCTCGTGGACCGGTCGGCCCTGACTCACCGGGATCGGCTCGGGGACTATCCATCACCCGGCGGATTCCCGTCCGAGGCCGCGCGGGCGGTCCTTCTCGGACTGCGGTGGGCGGGATTGCTCCGCGAGGATGCCGATTTCGTGTGGATACCGGGCGAGATCCGTCGGCTCGAGCTCTTGCTGTGGGACCTGTCGTCCCTGCAGGACTATGGCTTTCGATTCCGTCAGGACTATGTCTATGCCGGATCGACCCATCGGGTCGTCGCGCTGAATGGCCTGAAGGCCCCGAAGGCCAACGTGGAGCACTTCCGGTCGCTCGGTGTCTGTCCGATCGCACCGCCGGATTTCCTGGCGAGTTTGGCGGTTTTCCTCGCGCATGTCGGGGAGTTGCACGCAGGCTATCTCTTCCTGCCGTTCCAGCGGGCGGATCAGGGGCGCGCGGTCGCCGTGGAGCTCACCCGGCACGGCATCGGCTTTCAGGAGCTGGACGCGGCCGACGAGCCGCAGGGTTTACTGCTGCGCAGCGCGACCTTGGCGGACGCTCGCTGCCTGCTCGACCTATTGCGGGATCGGCTGCAACCCATGCCCGGCGCCCTGGAGCGTTTCGAGCAGACCACGCCGGAGGTCACCGTCTCCAAAGAGCTGGTCTTCGATGCCGCCCACTTCATCACGGATCATCCCGCCAAGTGCTCCAATTTGCACGGCGGCCGCTACCGCCTCCATGTGAAGGTCACCGGACGGATCGACCCGGTCACCGGCTGCGTGGTGGACTACGGATACCTCAAACGCGTGGTCTCGCGCCGCGTCGTCGAGCGCTTCGACCATCACACACTGAACTACTGTGCGCCGGAGCTGGCCTGGCGTTCCAGCACCGAGCTTCTGTGTGTCTATATCTGGGAGCAGCTCATCGACTACCTGCCGGGTTTGGACGAGCTCGAGCTCTACGAAACCCCGCAGTCCTGGTGCCGGTATCGCGGCCCCACTCTGGAGCATCTCCAGCGCCACGGACCCGACCCCGTCCTGACCTATTTCCAGCAGGATCTCGGCAGCTCGCCGCTGAGACGACAGATTCAGCCGCTGCCTGTCCGGGACTCCGGGCTTGAACGCTGATCCGAACGCAGGCCGCCTACGGGGCTCGGGACGCGCTCAAATCGGCGATGACGGATGGCGGGATCCGGCTCCGATGGAGGGCCGTGGAGAGCAGGACCCCGGCAAGCCCGAGGTCGCGCAGGCGCAGCAGGTCGCGCGTGTGACGCACACCGCCGGCGGCATAGACGCGATGCGCCGGCGGCATCCGC
The sequence above is drawn from the Thiocapsa rosea genome and encodes:
- a CDS encoding 6-pyruvoyl trahydropterin synthase family protein — encoded protein: MSLPDSRADPAQSSPRHPPEPLGLTLQEQAIRRHLPLELLVDRSALTHRDRLGDYPSPGGFPSEAARAVLLGLRWAGLLREDADFVWIPGEIRRLELLLWDLSSLQDYGFRFRQDYVYAGSTHRVVALNGLKAPKANVEHFRSLGVCPIAPPDFLASLAVFLAHVGELHAGYLFLPFQRADQGRAVAVELTRHGIGFQELDAADEPQGLLLRSATLADARCLLDLLRDRLQPMPGALERFEQTTPEVTVSKELVFDAAHFITDHPAKCSNLHGGRYRLHVKVTGRIDPVTGCVVDYGYLKRVVSRRVVERFDHHTLNYCAPELAWRSSTELLCVYIWEQLIDYLPGLDELELYETPQSWCRYRGPTLEHLQRHGPDPVLTYFQQDLGSSPLRRQIQPLPVRDSGLER